Proteins from a genomic interval of bacterium:
- a CDS encoding pyruvate, phosphate dikinase produces MNSFIVPLNVSQASISEVGGKGINLSRLIRAGFPVPPGFVITTAAYHAFVDSNDLNAAIFALVDDRIQSVEEISAAIRLRFEQANIPDNLSSAIVSAYIQHFPTLANEAPVPVVARSSATAEDLLGASFAGQHESFLNVCGEQELLRAVQRCWSSLWTARALDYRSRKNIVPGSLGMAVVVQAMVPAQAAGVLFTVSPLSMSRDEMVIEAVWGLGESIVSGLTTPDHVIINRVTGAIKQIMVGDKAVMTAPVGSGTAERDVEARLRHTPVLSTSQVAELATLGEAVEAHFGTPQDIEWCAANGNFYIVQSRPITTLPPQTVHWESPIPDAKWQKDVQAAEWVIEPLSPLGATTTLAAMVSARQTMRTWPPVPKVRAPWSTLMNGWFYQRV; encoded by the coding sequence ATGAATTCCTTTATCGTTCCTTTGAATGTTTCGCAGGCCTCGATTTCCGAAGTGGGCGGTAAGGGCATCAACCTGAGCCGCTTGATCCGAGCCGGCTTTCCTGTTCCGCCCGGCTTCGTGATCACAACCGCTGCCTACCATGCTTTTGTTGACAGCAATGATCTAAACGCAGCCATTTTTGCACTGGTAGACGATCGGATCCAATCTGTCGAGGAAATATCAGCTGCCATTCGCCTGCGTTTCGAACAGGCGAACATTCCCGATAATCTCTCCTCGGCCATAGTCTCTGCATATATCCAGCACTTCCCCACCCTGGCGAATGAAGCGCCGGTCCCCGTTGTTGCTCGCTCCTCTGCGACGGCAGAAGATCTGCTTGGGGCAAGCTTCGCCGGGCAGCATGAGAGTTTTCTAAACGTTTGCGGGGAGCAGGAGCTCCTGCGTGCTGTGCAGCGCTGCTGGTCGAGTCTATGGACTGCCCGAGCACTCGATTACCGTTCCCGGAAGAATATTGTCCCAGGGTCTTTAGGAATGGCAGTCGTCGTTCAGGCGATGGTCCCTGCTCAAGCTGCCGGTGTTTTATTTACAGTAAGTCCATTGAGCATGTCCCGCGATGAGATGGTGATCGAGGCCGTCTGGGGACTGGGCGAATCAATTGTCAGCGGATTGACGACACCAGACCATGTCATCATCAACAGAGTGACAGGGGCAATCAAACAAATCATGGTTGGCGATAAAGCAGTGATGACAGCGCCAGTTGGTTCAGGCACAGCAGAACGCGACGTGGAGGCCCGATTGCGACACACGCCAGTGTTGAGTACATCTCAAGTGGCAGAACTGGCAACGCTGGGCGAGGCGGTTGAAGCACATTTTGGTACCCCACAGGATATTGAGTGGTGTGCTGCGAACGGAAACTTCTACATTGTACAGTCCCGCCCCATCACAACCTTACCACCGCAAACCGTCCATTGGGAAAGTCCAATTCCAGACGCCAAATGGCAAAAAGATGTTCAAGCGGCTGAATGGGTGATCGAGCCTCTTTCTCCGTTGGGAGCGACGACCACATTGGCGGCGATGGTCAGCGCGCGCCAGACGATGCGCACCTGGCCCCCCGTTCCGAAAGTTCGTGCGCCCTGGTCTACGCTGATGAATGGGTGGTTTTACCAGCGCGT
- a CDS encoding HD domain-containing protein, whose protein sequence is MSKTGSSTKDQGRATSLSEKALLRRSLEEHAAVVERTQKSLQEGYLASIQALLRTLEARDPYTRGHSERVRAWTIRIGRQIGRSELEIEDLGLAARLHDLGKVGIRDAVLEKPGPLSAEEWKVMRSHPAVAVEILSPIRMLQSILPLIRGHHERWDGKGYPDGIQGEAIPLGARVIAVADAYDAMVTDRPYRTGFPREKAREVLQMGAGTQWDTTAVDALLFVQTHANKNNTQPSNPSHHLVRDPVCSMVVVLEVAQAQVIFDDQVVYFCSTACRELFDRNPLIYMRGLSP, encoded by the coding sequence ATGTCGAAGACAGGAAGTTCTACGAAGGATCAAGGACGAGCCACTTCTCTTTCCGAGAAAGCCCTGCTGCGACGAAGTCTGGAAGAACATGCAGCCGTGGTAGAGCGAACGCAGAAATCCCTACAGGAGGGATATCTGGCCAGCATTCAAGCGCTGTTGAGAACATTAGAAGCGCGTGATCCTTATACACGTGGGCATTCTGAACGGGTCCGCGCCTGGACCATCCGTATCGGCCGCCAGATAGGACGATCGGAGCTGGAGATCGAAGATCTCGGCCTGGCTGCGCGCCTGCATGATCTCGGAAAAGTAGGGATTCGTGATGCTGTTCTCGAAAAGCCCGGACCACTCAGTGCCGAGGAATGGAAAGTCATGCGCAGCCATCCAGCCGTTGCTGTCGAAATCCTTTCCCCTATTCGCATGCTTCAGTCGATTTTGCCCCTCATTCGCGGGCATCATGAACGCTGGGATGGCAAAGGATACCCGGATGGAATTCAGGGAGAAGCCATTCCGCTTGGGGCGCGGGTGATCGCCGTCGCGGACGCCTATGATGCGATGGTTACCGACCGGCCCTACCGTACTGGCTTTCCTCGTGAAAAAGCCCGTGAAGTTCTTCAAATGGGAGCGGGAACCCAATGGGATACAACTGCGGTGGATGCGCTACTGTTTGTGCAAACGCATGCCAATAAAAACAACACCCAGCCATCCAATCCTTCCCACCATCTGGTCCGAGATCCTGTTTGCAGCATGGTTGTGGTTCTCGAAGTTGCACAAGCTCAGGTAATTTTTGACGATCAGGTGGTCTATTTCTGTTCCACCGCGTGCCGGGAGCTATTTGACCGGAACCCTTTGATTTACATGAGAGGTCTTTCGCCATGA